CGGGAGCAGCATGTCGAAGTAAGCCGGTACGAACTCGCCCAGCACTGCGGCGCCGGCCGGGTGCGTGAACCCGAGCGCTGCGGAGCGGACGATCGTGTTGGGGGCGTCGTCGCGTTCGATGAGCGACGCCCACGCGGCCTTCTTCGATGCCGAATCCGGAAGCGAGGCACGGGCCTGAGCTGCGAACTCTCCGCCCTTGGCCGTGTTGTCGGCCGCGAGGGCGGCATCGATCGTGGCGGCATCGGTCGCGCCGATCGATGCCAGCCCGACGAGGAGCTGCCAGTTCAGGTCGGCGTCGACCTCGAGCCCGGGCAGCGTGTCCTCACCGGAGCGCAGACGCCCGACGATGCCGGCGTGCTCCGGGGTGACCAGGGCGTTCGCGAACGCGGTGACGAACTGCAGCTGGCTGTCGCTGCCCGGCTCCGCGGCCTCTGCGAGGCTCCACAGGCCGTCGGCGACCTTGAGTCGGGCCGCCTCGCGATCCGCGGGGACGACGTAGAGAGTCGCTGCGGTGCGCAGCTGGCTCAGCGTGGTGCGCACGGTCGTCGACTCGGTCTCGCGGCCGATGTTGCCCAGCACGAGGTCGATGTACTCCGAAGCGCCGGTCTCGGCGTCGCGGGTCTGGTCCCACGCGGCGCCCCAGACGAGCGAGCGGGCGAGCGGGTCGTGGATGTCGGCGAGGTGGGCGATCGCCGTGGCGAGCGACTTCTCGTCGAGGCGGATCTTCGCGTAGGCGAGGTCGTTGTCGTTGAGCAGCACGAGGTCGGGGCGGGCGAGGCCCTGCAGCTCGGGCACCTCGGTGCGGTCGCCGTCGACGTCGACCTCGAGGTAGTGGGTGCGGGTGAGCGAGCCGTCCGTGAGCGTGTAGAAGCCGATGCCGAGGCGGTGCGGACGGATCGTCGGGTAGTCCGCCGGGGCGGTCTGCGTAATCGCGAAGCGCGAGATGGTGCCGTCGTGGCTCTCGGCGATGACGGGCTCGAGCGTGTTGACGCCCGCGGTCTCGAGCCACTTCTTCGACCACGTGCTGAGGTCGCGGCCACTGGTGGCTTCGAGCTCGGAGAGCAGGTCGCTCAGCTCGGTGTTGCCCCAGGAGTGCTTCTGGAAGTACTGCGAGACTCCGGCGAAGAACGCCTCGATGCCTACCCACGCGGCCAGCTGCTTGAGGACCGAGCCGCCCTTGGCGTAGGTGATGCCGTCGAAGTTGACCTGCACGTCTTCGAGGTCGTTGATCTCGGCGACGATCGGGTGGGTGGAGGGGAGCTGGTCCTGGCGGTAGGCCCAGCTCTTCTCCATGGCGTTGAAGGTCGTCCAGGCCTCTGTCCACTCGGTGGCCTCGGCGGTGGCGATGGTCGACGCCCACTCGGCGAACGACTCGTTGAGCCAGAGGTCGTTCCACCACTTCATGGTGACGAGGTCACCGAACCACATGTGCGCCAACTCGTGCAGGATCGTGACGACGCGACGCTCCTTGACCGCGTCGGTGACCTTGCTGCGGAACACGTAGGTCTCGGTGAAGGTGACGGCACCGGCGTTCTCCATCGCGCCGGCGTTGAACTCCGGCACGAAGAGCTGGTCGTACTTGGCGAAGGGGTACGGGACGCCGAACTTCGACTCGAAGTAGGCGAAGCCCTCGCGGGTCTTGTCGAAGATGTAATCGGCATCGAGGTGCTGCCACAGGCTCTTGCGGCCGTACACGCCCAGGGGGATGACACGTCCGGAGGCGCTGGTGAGCTCCGAGAAGGTCGACTCGTACGGGCCAGCGACGAGCGCCGTGATGTACGAGGAGATACGCGGGGTCGGCTCGAAGCCCCAGGTGGCGGTGACGTCGTCGTCATGCACGATGGGCTCGGGGGTGGGGGAGTTGGAGACGACCTTCCACGCGGCAGGGGCCGTCACCGTGAACTGGAACGTCGCCTTGAGGTCGGGCTGCTCGAAGACGGCGAAGACACGACGCGAGTCGGGCACCTCGAACTGGGAGTAGAGGTAGACCTCCCCGTCCACGGGGTCGACGAAGCGGTGGAGCCCTTCTCCGGTGTTCGTGTACTCGCAGTCGGCGTCCACGACGAGGATGTTCTCGGCCTGCAGACCGGTGAGCGCGATGCGCGAGTCGGCGAAGACCTCGTTCGGGTCGAGCTGCTCGCCGTTGAGCGAGATCTCGCGCACGTCGCGGGCGATCAGGTCGATGAAGGTGAAGCCCTCCGGCGTCGCGGTGAAGCGCACCACGCTGCGGGAGCCGAACACCTCGGGGCCCTTCGTCAGATCGAGGGCGACCTCATACGACTGCGTGTCGATGACGTCGCGGCGCTCCTGCGCTTCGATACGGGTGAGGTTCTCTCCAGGCACAGCTGTACTCCCAGGGGTGAGGGGATGTCACCGGGGCTGGGCGCAGTTGGCGCCGACGGCAACCATGACAGCCTACGCCTTCGCGACGGATGCCTCCTCGCATCGGCCACGGGAGCGAGACGTCGGGAAACGACGCGTGCGCGCACGCCCGGACCCCTCCGAGGTGGGAAGATGGATGCGTGACTGCGATCGAGCCGAATGTCGTCCCCTTTGCCTCGCCTGCTACCGCCGGTGGTGCCCCTTACGTGAACACGCCTGCCGCCTACGACGCGATCCTGCTCGCCGGGTTCGGCGGGCCGGAGGGCCAGGATGATGTGATCCCGTTCCTCAGGAACGTGACGCGCGGTCGGGGAATCCCCGACGAACGGCTCGAGGAGGTCGCGCACCACTATCGCCACTTCGGCGGGGTGAGCCCGATCAACGGCCAGAACCGCGTCCTCAAGGAGGCGCTGGAGAAGGCCCTCATCGAGCGCGGGATCACGCTCCCCGTCTACTGGGGCAACCGCAACTGGGCCCCGTACCTCGAAGAGGTCGTGACCGAGGCCTCGGCCAACGGTCACAACACCCTCCTCGCCTTCGCCACCAGCGCCTACAGCTCGTTCTCCAGCTGCCGCCAGTATCGCGAGGACTTCGCCCGCGTCCTGGAGGAGACCGGTCTGGGTGAGACGGTGACGATCGACAAGATCCGTCCGTTCTACGATCACCCCGGCTTCGTCGAGGCTTTCGAGACCGGCGTTCGTGAGGCTGTCGAGGGCTTCCTCGCCGAGGGCATCCCGGCAGCGGACATCCAGATCCTGTTCTCGACCCACAGCATCCCGACCGCCGACGCCGAGCGTTCCGGAGCCCGAGACATCGAATGGGGAGAGGGTGGCGCATACGCCGCGCAGCACCTCGCCGTCGCCGCGTGGGTCATGGACCGCGTTCGCCAGACCGTTCCGGCGGCCGCCGATGTGTCGTGGGAACTCGTGTACCAGTCCCGCTCCGGCCCCGCTTCGCAGCCCTGGCTCGAGCCGGACGTGTGCGATGTGATCGGCGAGCTGCCCGATCGTGGCCGCAAGGCCGTCGCCGTCGTCCCGGTCGGATTCATGAGCGACCACATGGAGGTGCTGTGGGACCTCGACACCGAGGCGGCGGAGGCTGCGGAGGACGCGGGCCTCTCCTTCACGCGCACTCCGACTCCTGGAGTGTCGCCGGCATTCGTCTCCGGCATCGTCGACCTGATCGAGGAGCGGCTCCAGGGGCGCCCCAACGAAGAGCGTGCGCACGTGACCTCTCTCCTCGGGGGCTTCGATGTCTGCCGGCCCGGCTGCTGCGAGAACATCCGCGCGGGCTTCAAGCCGGCCGCTGCCGGTGTCGCCCCGTGACCTCTCGCTGACCCGCGCACGCTTCTAGGATGGGAATCATGCGCATCCACATCGCCACCGACCACGCGGGACTCGACTTCTCCACCCAGCTGCAGGGACATCTGCGCGCTGCCGGACATGATGTCGTCGATCACGGGCCGATCGAGTACGACGCTGTCGACGACTACCCCGCCTTCTGCATCCGAGCGGCGCAGGCGGTCATCGCCGACCAGCGTGCCGGCGTGGACGCACTGGGTGTCGTCTTCGGCGGCTCGGGCAACGGTGAGCAGATCGCCGCGAACAAGGTCGAGGGCGTGCGTGCGGCACTCGTCTGGAATCTGTCGACGGCGGAACTCGCGCGAGAGCACAACGACGCCAACGTGATCTCCATCGGCGCCCGTCAGCACACGTACGACGAGGTGACGTCGTTCATCGACCGCTTCATCGAGACGCCGTTCTCCGGTGACGAGCGCCACGTGCGCCGCATCGGCCAGATCGCGGACTTCGAACGAGACGGCTCTCTGCTCCCGGACCCGCGGGCCTGAGATGCCCGAGGGTCATTCCGTCCATCGGATCGCTCGACAGTTCGACCGCAACTTCGTCGGAAAGACCCTGAGCACATCCAGTCCGCAGGGACGATTCGCCGAGGGCGCCTCCGTTCTCGACGGTCGCGAGGCGGTCAGCGTGCAGGCCGTCGGCAAGCAGATGTTCCTCGAGACGGAGGGCGACCTGTGGCTCCGGGTGCATCTCGGTCTGTACGGGGCGTGGGATTTCGCGGGTGAGATCATCGTCGACCCGACCATCGCCTCGGCCAACGGACGGATGGGCCAGACGAATCAGCGGGGGACCGTGCTCGACCAGCCGATCCTCGACGAAGCCGGCGAGAATTCGCTCGCGTCGATCGGGGCCCCGCGGCGCACCCGAGTGCACGTGCGCATGTCGGAGCAGACGAAGGGGCTGGCCGACGACGGGATGCAGTGGCCCCCGCCCGTCGTCGGGCAGGTCCGTCTGCGGCTGATGACCGATATCACCGCGGCCGATCTTCGAGGGCCCACCGCCTGTGTGCTGCAGACTCCCGAGGAGATGCTCGCCACGGTGGCCAAGCTGGGACCGGATCCCCTGGTCGGCGACCCGGTCGAGAACGAGGAGCGATTCGTTCGCGCAGTCAAGAAGAAGTCGACGGTCATCGCGCTGCTGCTGATGGACCAGTCGGTCGTGAGCGGGATCGGCAACGTGTATCGGGCAGAGATGCTCTTCCGCCAGCGGTTGAACCCGCACACTCCGGGTAGGGACGTGCCGGAAGACGTCGTGCGCGCGCTCTGGGCAGACTGGGTGCGCCTTCTCGCGATCGGTGTCGAGACCGGCCAGATGATGACGATGGACGGCCTCACGGGCGACGACTACCGGGCGGCCATGGCCAATCGGGACGACCGGCACTGGGTGTATCACCGTGCGGGACTGCCCTGTCGGATCTGCGGAACGGAGATCGCCCTCGAGGAGATCGGTGCGCGCAAGCTCTACTGGTGCCCTCGTTGTCAGGCGTGAGCCCGCTCGAGCTCCCTGCACCGCTCTAGGCTGATCCCATGCGACAGAACCCCAGCTTCACGCTGGCCGATGAGACCGAGATCCGCCGTGTCATCGAGGCGAATCCCTGGGCGACGATCATGAGCGCAGACGATGACGGACTCGTCGCCTCGCACTACGCCGTGCTGCTCGACGACGCGTGCGACGACCTCACCGTCGTGGGACACGTCGGGCGCCCGGACGACCTCATCCACGGGATGGGGCACCGAGAGATGCTCGTGGTGTTCCAGGGCCCGCACGGCTACATCTCGCCCGGCTGGTACGGCGATGTCCCTGCGGTGCCGACCTGGAACTACACCGCGGTGCACCTGGCCGGCGTGCCCGAGATCCTGACCGGTGAAGAGAACCTCGTCGTGCTGGATCAGCTCGTGGCACGCTTCGAAGCCCGGATGCCCGAGCCGCGACGGATGTGGGAACGCCCGAACGACCCGGCCTACATCGAGCGCCTCGCCTCGGGAACCGTGGGCTTCCGGTTGCGGCCGACCCGCGTCGTCGCCAAGAGGAAGCTCAGCCAGAACAAGCCGCCGGAGACGATCGAGACGGTCATCGCCGCGCTCTCGACCGACGGACCGTATTCGAACCCGGCTCTCGCCGCGGAGATGCGACGCGCGCAGGATGCGCGCCGAGGAGGACGACAGCAGTGACCGAACGTGGAGTGGCGATCGACACGATCACCGGCGTGCGCATCGCCGGCCCCGGGCGCGAGTTCCTCATGGATGAAGAGCCCGTGGATATCTTCATCGCCGACGGGCGCATCGTCGACATCGCTCCGACGGGTGCTCTGCCGGCACGCGGCGCGGTCATCGACGCCGACGGTGCGTGGGCCGTTCCCGGGCTCTGGGACAACCACGTCCACACGGTCCAATGGGCGCTGACATCGGAGCGGGCGCCGCTCGGCGGGGCGGAATCCGCCGCCGGCGCCGCTGCGGCGATGAGGGGCATCGCCCCGCTGCCGGATGGACGACGCGTCGGGACCGGCTTCCGTGATGCGCTCTGGTCGGATCGTCCCTCCCTCGAGCTCCTGGACGCCGCGACCGGCGATGTTCCGACGTATCTCATCAACGCCGATGTCCACAGCGTCTGGTTGAACAGCACGGCTCTCGCGCGCGAAGGTTTCCGCAGCGACGACGGCGTGCTGCGCGAGACCGACGCCTTCGAGATCTCGCGGCGCCTCAACGCCGTCGACTCAGCCCACGGCGATCGCGCGATGATGCGTGCAGGCGAACAGGCGGCCGCACGCGGTATCACCGGGCTCGTCGACTTCGACATGGCGTGGAGTGCGGAAGCCTGGCCGCGACGGGTCCAGGCCGGTTTCTCCTCGCATCGCGTCGAGTTCGCGATGTACCCCTTCGACCTCGAACGGGCGATCAGTGCCGGGCTGCGCACCGGAGAGCTCCGCGAAGAGGGCGATGTCCCGGCTCCCGCACGAGGGCTCGTGCATGTCGGACCTCTCAAGGTCATCACCGACGGTTCTCTGGGCACACGAACGGCAGCGTGCTCGCACTCGTATCCGGGCGATCCCGACAACTTCGGGATGCTCACCGTGCCGTCGGACGAGCTCGTCGCACTCCTCACCCGCGCGACCGGTGCGGGGCTGGGCGTGGCCGTGCACGCGATCGGCGACCGGGCGATCACTTCTGCTCTCGACGCGTTCACCACGACGGGCGCCGTCGGCTCGATCGAGCACGTGCAGCTCGTGCGGCACACCGATCTCGCCCGTTTCGCCCGTCTGGGCGTGATCGCCAGCGTCCAGCCGCAGCATGCCGTGGACGACCGCGACCTGGTGGATCGTCACTGGGCCGAGCAGACCGCCATCGGCTACCCGCTCGCCTCGTTGCGTGACGCCGGTGCGCAGTTGCGCTTCGGGTCGGATGCACCGGTCGCCGAGCTCGACCCCTGGCACGCCATCTCAGCCGCGGTGTCGCGCACCGACGACGATCGGGCCGCCTGGCATCCGGAGGAGCGGATCACCGTCGACCAGGCGCTCGAGGCGAGCGTTCGTTCGTCGCTGCGTCCCGGCGAACCCGCCGACATCGTGCTGTGCGCCGCGGATCCTCGAGCGGCGACGGGGGAGGGGCTGCGGTCCATGCCCATCGTCTCCACCCTTCTCGCGGGGTACGTCACACACGTCCTCTGATCGTTCTTGCAAAGAAGAAGGGGCGGTGCTCGGAGGACCGAGCACCGCCCCTTCTCAGGTCAGGCGATATCTGAGATCACGCAGCGATGTGCGAGACGAGGAACCAACGGTCCTTCTCGAGACCGCGCTGGATCTCGATCGCGACGTCCTGGCTGGTGAGGTCGACCTCGTCGAGGCCTTCGACAGCCGCCTTGACGTCGACCAGGATGGCGTCGATGTCCGAGATGACGGCGCGGATCAGCTCGTCGGACTGGGCGAAGCCGGCCGCGACCGAGGTGGATCCCGCCTTGTCGGCGACAGCGCTCACGCGCGCGTCGATCGGGAGTCCCAGCGCGACGATCCGCTCAGCGGCCGTGTCGGCGAAGTCGCCGGCGTGGGCGACGATGGTGTCGAGCAGCTCGTGGACGCCGATGAAGTTCGCCCCACGCACGTGCCAGTGGGCCTGCTTGCCGTTGACGGTCAGCGCCTGCAGGCCGAGGACGACAGGGGAGAGGAACTGGGCCGCCCCTGCAGCCACGGTCGGGTCGATGGCGGTAGTGGAAACGGTCTGTGCCTTGCTCATCTTGTGCTCCTCCGGAACGGTTTCTCGTATCTGATGAAGACAACGCTACTCAGCCTCAGACATTCCGCAAGCAAGCTGAGGCTCGGCTCACTTCCGCGTGATTCCGCGGAAGTGAGGGTAGTCTCCCCTCATGAGCATCGCGTCCGGAGCCTCTGTCCTCTCCCTGCCGAACAGCACACCGTCGATCGACGCGACGGCGTTCGTCGCCGACGGTGCGCGCATCGTCGGGGATGTCTCCCTCGGTGCCGGATGCAGCGTCTGGTACAACGCCGTCCTCCGAGGAGATTCCGCGGGGATCGTCATCGGACCGGGCTCCAACGTGCAGGACAACGTCTCGGTCCACGTGGACTCGGGCCACCCTGTCGTGATCGGCTCGAAGGTGTCGGTGGGCCACAACGCGGTCGTCCACGGCTGCACGATCGGCGACGGCACACTGGTCGGGATGGGATCGGTCATCCTCAGCGGCGCGGTGATCGGTGACGGCTGCCTCATCGCGGGGGGAGCGGTCGTGCTCGGGGGGACGGAGATCCCTCCCGGTTCTCTCGTCGCGGGCGTCCCCGCGAAGGTGCGACGGGCCCTCACCGACGAGGAACGCGCGGGGCTCATCGCCAACGCCGACATCTACCTCGGGCACTCGCAGACGCATTCCGCGGCTACGCGGGTGTGAGCGCCCGGCCGCTAGGCTGAAAGGGTACGGGGCGGTGGCCAAGCTGGTTAAGGCAGTGGGCTCATAACCCAACGATCGCGGGTTCAAGTCCCGCCCGCCCTACTCGAACTCTCGCCGAGCGCCACACCACCGCCCGCACTCCCGTGCCGGCACCATGGCTGAAGCCCCGCCCTGAGGAAGACGATGACAGAACACAGCACGGCTCACCCAGCGGGGCTCTTCGGCCACATCGGCGGTGTCGAGGTCGCACTCCTGTCCATCACGCAGGCCGGAACATTGGGCGCCCCTGTCGACTATGTCACCGCGCGCCGAGCGGATGTGCCCGCTGGGACCCCTGAAGTGTCGGTCGACCGTGCGGACTCTGCCGATCTGATCCGGGTGCCTGTCTCTGTGGTGGATCAGCTCGCTCGCTGGTGGTGGACAGTGCGGCTCGATGGCGGCGAGTACCAGGCGAGTCAGATGCGCGATGGACAGGTGCTCATCGGGACCTCCGACAGTCGTTTCGTCTGGGGCGACGGGTGGGACGGGAACGTCCGTGACGGCTGGCAGCGCTGGGTCGATGCGGAAGGGCTCGACGCGACGGCGACGCGCCACCCGCTCCAAGCCGTGGCGTGGAAGGCGATGAATGCCGCTGAGCTGTGCGACACCATGGAATTCTGGGCGAGCGCGTCCTGGCCGCTGACGCGG
The DNA window shown above is from Microbacterium maritypicum and carries:
- a CDS encoding Dps family protein codes for the protein MSKAQTVSTTAIDPTVAAGAAQFLSPVVLGLQALTVNGKQAHWHVRGANFIGVHELLDTIVAHAGDFADTAAERIVALGLPIDARVSAVADKAGSTSVAAGFAQSDELIRAVISDIDAILVDVKAAVEGLDEVDLTSQDVAIEIQRGLEKDRWFLVSHIAA
- a CDS encoding Fpg/Nei family DNA glycosylase, whose amino-acid sequence is MPEGHSVHRIARQFDRNFVGKTLSTSSPQGRFAEGASVLDGREAVSVQAVGKQMFLETEGDLWLRVHLGLYGAWDFAGEIIVDPTIASANGRMGQTNQRGTVLDQPILDEAGENSLASIGAPRRTRVHVRMSEQTKGLADDGMQWPPPVVGQVRLRLMTDITAADLRGPTACVLQTPEEMLATVAKLGPDPLVGDPVENEERFVRAVKKKSTVIALLLMDQSVVSGIGNVYRAEMLFRQRLNPHTPGRDVPEDVVRALWADWVRLLAIGVETGQMMTMDGLTGDDYRAAMANRDDRHWVYHRAGLPCRICGTEIALEEIGARKLYWCPRCQA
- the pepN gene encoding aminopeptidase N, whose amino-acid sequence is MPGENLTRIEAQERRDVIDTQSYEVALDLTKGPEVFGSRSVVRFTATPEGFTFIDLIARDVREISLNGEQLDPNEVFADSRIALTGLQAENILVVDADCEYTNTGEGLHRFVDPVDGEVYLYSQFEVPDSRRVFAVFEQPDLKATFQFTVTAPAAWKVVSNSPTPEPIVHDDDVTATWGFEPTPRISSYITALVAGPYESTFSELTSASGRVIPLGVYGRKSLWQHLDADYIFDKTREGFAYFESKFGVPYPFAKYDQLFVPEFNAGAMENAGAVTFTETYVFRSKVTDAVKERRVVTILHELAHMWFGDLVTMKWWNDLWLNESFAEWASTIATAEATEWTEAWTTFNAMEKSWAYRQDQLPSTHPIVAEINDLEDVQVNFDGITYAKGGSVLKQLAAWVGIEAFFAGVSQYFQKHSWGNTELSDLLSELEATSGRDLSTWSKKWLETAGVNTLEPVIAESHDGTISRFAITQTAPADYPTIRPHRLGIGFYTLTDGSLTRTHYLEVDVDGDRTEVPELQGLARPDLVLLNDNDLAYAKIRLDEKSLATAIAHLADIHDPLARSLVWGAAWDQTRDAETGASEYIDLVLGNIGRETESTTVRTTLSQLRTAATLYVVPADREAARLKVADGLWSLAEAAEPGSDSQLQFVTAFANALVTPEHAGIVGRLRSGEDTLPGLEVDADLNWQLLVGLASIGATDAATIDAALAADNTAKGGEFAAQARASLPDSASKKAAWASLIERDDAPNTIVRSAALGFTHPAGAAVLGEFVPAYFDMLLPVWESRTYQIAQYLIVGLFPTALADVALRDATRGWLAAHQDAAPALRRLVLENLADVERALAAQARDAED
- a CDS encoding FMN-binding negative transcriptional regulator, translating into MRQNPSFTLADETEIRRVIEANPWATIMSADDDGLVASHYAVLLDDACDDLTVVGHVGRPDDLIHGMGHREMLVVFQGPHGYISPGWYGDVPAVPTWNYTAVHLAGVPEILTGEENLVVLDQLVARFEARMPEPRRMWERPNDPAYIERLASGTVGFRLRPTRVVAKRKLSQNKPPETIETVIAALSTDGPYSNPALAAEMRRAQDARRGGRQQ
- a CDS encoding gamma carbonic anhydrase family protein; the protein is MSIASGASVLSLPNSTPSIDATAFVADGARIVGDVSLGAGCSVWYNAVLRGDSAGIVIGPGSNVQDNVSVHVDSGHPVVIGSKVSVGHNAVVHGCTIGDGTLVGMGSVILSGAVIGDGCLIAGGAVVLGGTEIPPGSLVAGVPAKVRRALTDEERAGLIANADIYLGHSQTHSAATRV
- a CDS encoding ribose-5-phosphate isomerase; protein product: MRIHIATDHAGLDFSTQLQGHLRAAGHDVVDHGPIEYDAVDDYPAFCIRAAQAVIADQRAGVDALGVVFGGSGNGEQIAANKVEGVRAALVWNLSTAELAREHNDANVISIGARQHTYDEVTSFIDRFIETPFSGDERHVRRIGQIADFERDGSLLPDPRA
- a CDS encoding amidohydrolase; its protein translation is MTERGVAIDTITGVRIAGPGREFLMDEEPVDIFIADGRIVDIAPTGALPARGAVIDADGAWAVPGLWDNHVHTVQWALTSERAPLGGAESAAGAAAAMRGIAPLPDGRRVGTGFRDALWSDRPSLELLDAATGDVPTYLINADVHSVWLNSTALAREGFRSDDGVLRETDAFEISRRLNAVDSAHGDRAMMRAGEQAAARGITGLVDFDMAWSAEAWPRRVQAGFSSHRVEFAMYPFDLERAISAGLRTGELREEGDVPAPARGLVHVGPLKVITDGSLGTRTAACSHSYPGDPDNFGMLTVPSDELVALLTRATGAGLGVAVHAIGDRAITSALDAFTTTGAVGSIEHVQLVRHTDLARFARLGVIASVQPQHAVDDRDLVDRHWAEQTAIGYPLASLRDAGAQLRFGSDAPVAELDPWHAISAAVSRTDDDRAAWHPEERITVDQALEASVRSSLRPGEPADIVLCAADPRAATGEGLRSMPIVSTLLAGYVTHVL
- a CDS encoding ferrochelatase, giving the protein MTAIEPNVVPFASPATAGGAPYVNTPAAYDAILLAGFGGPEGQDDVIPFLRNVTRGRGIPDERLEEVAHHYRHFGGVSPINGQNRVLKEALEKALIERGITLPVYWGNRNWAPYLEEVVTEASANGHNTLLAFATSAYSSFSSCRQYREDFARVLEETGLGETVTIDKIRPFYDHPGFVEAFETGVREAVEGFLAEGIPAADIQILFSTHSIPTADAERSGARDIEWGEGGAYAAQHLAVAAWVMDRVRQTVPAAADVSWELVYQSRSGPASQPWLEPDVCDVIGELPDRGRKAVAVVPVGFMSDHMEVLWDLDTEAAEAAEDAGLSFTRTPTPGVSPAFVSGIVDLIEERLQGRPNEERAHVTSLLGGFDVCRPGCCENIRAGFKPAAAGVAP
- a CDS encoding DUF6301 family protein, translated to MTEHSTAHPAGLFGHIGGVEVALLSITQAGTLGAPVDYVTARRADVPAGTPEVSVDRADSADLIRVPVSVVDQLARWWWTVRLDGGEYQASQMRDGQVLIGTSDSRFVWGDGWDGNVRDGWQRWVDAEGLDATATRHPLQAVAWKAMNAAELCDTMEFWASASWPLTRDDAQKLAVDRFGWTIEVEDGTSYLMNTVSGFTVTDVMMIDHKNVMMDLSLDVSDTIRDVTPESTAFLGDAFTLMVREGESRWGTPTMTDFEDTVAAHWDVAGGARIEFTFLPKGLTAMYETPQGAELSRKSGNR